In a genomic window of Urocitellus parryii isolate mUroPar1 chromosome 2, mUroPar1.hap1, whole genome shotgun sequence:
- the Trmt10c gene encoding tRNA methyltransferase 10 homolog C, which yields MTIFFKMSVSVTFLRPFSRFLVPFTLHRKRNLYSTVLQRCMSSKIPAVSYPDKESISPPEQLELDGWKTTMKSSVQEEGVPPVSSNKDEDTQAATRELIEMWRLLGKEVPENITEEQLKTIMECASKSSKKKYLKFLYIKEKLKKAKQIKKERKAAAKEEAKQAMLLETTEEDKQQNFPFLRVWDRRINTAMNWKGAQAMQFGQPLVFDMDFDNYMKPKELQNAVSQLLESEGWNRRNVDPFHIYFCNLKIDGAYQKELVKRYGEKWDKLLLTATEKSHVDLFPKDNIIYLTSDSPNVMTTFKHDRIYVIGSFVDKNMQPGISLAKAKRLKLATECLPLDKYLQWDIGTKNLTLDQMMRILLCLKNTGSWEEALKFVPKRKHTGYLEISQHSQAFVNRLKKAKSFKSFPKGSYVHKEKVA from the coding sequence ATgactattttcttcaaaatgagtGTTAGTGTCACTTTCCTAAGACCTTTCTCCAGATTTTTGGTGCCATTTACCCTTCATAGGAAAAGAAACTTATATTCAACAGTTCTGCAGAGGTGCATGTCTTCCAAAATACCAGCTGTGTCCTATCCTGATAAGGAAAGTATATCCCCTCCTGAACAGCTAGAATTGGATGGGTGGAAAACCACAATGAAGTCTAGTGTGCAAGAAGAAGGTGTTCCCCCAGTTTCAAGCAACAAGGATGAAGATACTCAAGCTGCCACCAGAGAATTAATTGAGATGTGGAGATTGCTTGGCAAAGAAGTACCAGAAAACATCACTGAAGAACAGCTCAAAACCATTATGGAATGTGCTTCtaaatcatcaaaaaaaaaatacttaaaatttttgtatattaaggaaaaactgaaaaaagcaaagcaaatcaaaaaggaaaggaaagcagcAGCAAAGGAAGAAGCAAAACAAGCTATGCTGCTAGAAACCACTGAGGAAGATAAACAGCAAAACTTTCCTTTTCTTCGAGTTTGGGACAGACGTATAAACACTGCAATGAACTGGAAGGGTGCCCAGGCCATGCAGTTTGGACAACCTTTGGTTTTTGATAtggattttgataattatatgaAACCAAAAGAACTGCAGAATGCAGTTTCCCAACTTTTAGAAAGTGAAGGATGGAACAGAAGAAATGTTGATCCTTTCCATATTTACTTCTGCAATCTTAAAATAGATGGCGCTTATCAGAAAGAGTTAGTTAAACGTTATGGAGAAAAATGGGACAAGTTGCTTTTAACAGCAACAGAAAAGTCTCATGTAGATTTATTTCCAAAggacaatattatatatttaacttCAGATTCTCCCAATGTTATGACTACTTTCAAGCATGACAGAATTTATGTAATTGGATCATTTGTTGACAAAAATATGCAACCAGGTATATCCCTAGCTAAGGCAAAACGGCTAAAATTGGCAACAGAATGCCTTCCAttagataaatatttacaatggGACATTGGTACCAAAAATCTCACCTTAGATCAAATGATGCGTATTTTGTTGTGTCTGAAAAATACTGGTAGTTGGGAAGAGGCTCTGAAATTTGTTCCTAAGAGAAAACATACTGGTTATTTGGAAATTTCTCAGCATTCTCAAGCATTTGTCAACAGATTGAAAAAGGCAAAGAGTTTTAAATCTTTTCCAAAAGGTTCATATGTGCACAAAGAAAAGGTAGCttga